In Paramormyrops kingsleyae isolate MSU_618 chromosome 11, PKINGS_0.4, whole genome shotgun sequence, the genomic window AGGTCTGGCCGACCACAGAGAGAGTGTTTATTTTAGACCCCACCCACAATGATGCTTCTGCTGGGTGTGGGAATTCCTGATGGTTCCACGTCCGCTTCACCCCACAGAAACCTTCACACCACATGGGACCATCTGCCCGGGGCCTGATAATGCTGCCAATGTCATGGCTGCTGCTCTCTGGACTGACACTCAGCCTGGCCTCTCCTGGTGCCAAGAGTGAGCCCTCCTCCCTGTCACTGCAGAGACATAAGCGACATTGGGAGTGGAAGTCTTTCTATGTGCTGGAGGAAAGAGACCCCCCGCACCGCGTTATGAAGGTAAACACCACCATCAGCTGGATATATTTATCCATTATAATTGTTTACTGCGTAAAAAACAAACAGAGTATATTTTAAATGCTATATTTGACATTCATCCTTCAATAACCACCAATAAACTGTTTCACCATTTTATACTACCCACATAACATTTACTACCAATATAATATTTAGGTACCAGTAAAATCATATGCAAGGCAATAAATGCTCTTCAACTATTATACTATTATACCATTTTTATGGGCAATAATTCTTTTGGCACTATAaaaatttaacttttttttcagCTACATTCAAATAAATCTAATATCCACACAATATATAAAATTGAAGGAGATGGTGCGGGCAGAATCTTTACGGTTGATGCATCTGGAGATGTATACGCCCAGGAGAAGCTTGATCGTGAGAAGAAAAGTTCGTATAGACTCAAAGCCAGACTTATTGATACCAGAACCAATCGGCAAGTGGATAATGAGGAAGAATTTGAAATCAATGTCTCCGACTTAAATGACAACAATCCAGTGTTTCTACAAGACTTCAAAGGATCAGTTGTGGAGAGATCTCCAAAAGGTAAAGGAGACTTTGAAAGCTCGTCTCACACCATTGGTGTTCTGTATAATTCAATGAattacatactgaaatttagaGATTAGAGAACCAGATCCTTTTTTTGTACAGGAACCCTGGTGATGACAGTGACTGCTACTGATTACGATGACCCGACAACTCCAAATGGAAAGCTTGAATATAAGTTATTAAATGGAACGGATTTATTTACCATTGACCAAAGAGGTGAGACATGAACCAGATCTAAATCTTCTTATGTACTGCTAAtatgaataattaatttaacataattattttaataatgatGTAAGAGGTAAAAACCACATTCTCCGTGGTACACATATCATTTTATCATTgggaattcttttttttccctcagagTCAGTAGATTTAGACAAAACGAAAACGACATAAATAGATATTTAATAAAATGAGACTATCTTCATGCAGAAATAATGTACTAAAATCAGTCATTTGGGATGAAAAAGTTGTAGGTATATGAATATAGTAAAGTGTAAAGTTTTGTCTGTAGTTTCCGTTTCAAGAGATTTTATTCAGATTACCGTTAAATATGATTCATACTTTCCATGGAGTATCACTCAAGTTAATTGGCTAATCCCTCAGGAAAGTGATTAAAGTGATTTTGTCCACTTTAGGTGACATTAGAACCACAGTTGGCGACCTAGACCGTGAAAAGCAGAGCATGCACAAGATTTCTGTTCAAGCCAAAGACATGCCCGGCATTTCCTCTGGAAACATTAACACCACCACGGTGACAATCAACGTGCTCGATATCAATGACAACATGGCGGTCTTCAAGAAAAGTAAGACCAGAAATAACCCAAGAATTTGCGTTATCTTACTTTTTCAAACTAAGAAATTATTTGCATTCTGGTATTATTTAAAGTGTATTTGGAAGTTGATATTTATTCTGGAATTATCTCTCAACAGAAAAATATCAACCAACAGAAAAATATTCATTTAACGTCAAAGAAGATGCAAAGCAAAATTCCAAAATTGGAATCATGGAACTAGAAGACAAAGATGAGGAGCAGAATAAAGACCCAGTCTTCTCCGTTCTTGAATTCCCTCGGGTGTTTATGGTAGTTAAAAACCACATGAAAGACGGAGTCCTCACTTTGATGCAGGTCTGCGtgcttatgaaatatatatGTCCTGAACAACACCAGTATCGTTGACGAAGTAATTCAAAGCTCACTGTTTAATGTCCGTATTTCCACAGGAACTTGATTATGAAACAAAAGATAAATACACCTTCGTAATAGAAGTAAAAGAAAGTAGCCTCAAAGAACCAGCTGACAACCAAGATGAGAAACTCCTTCGCAGGGCTGATGTCACTATCAATGTGATCGACGTTGATGAGCCGCCGCTGTTCTCCAAGCAAATCTACAACTTCAGCATCGTGGAACACAGTCCCATCAAAACCCCGGTCGGAAAGGTTTCAGCCACAGACCCCGATAAAGCCAAATTCGCCATACGGTATGTTCTCTATGCGGGTTTTAATTTATGCAATATTCTGACCATAATTATTTCTACTACTGGTTTTTTTGAGAAGCATATTTCCAAGTTTTCTTATAGCACCGATTTGGTTGTAGCACTTTCTTGTGATTTCAAAGTTCGGCAGCTAAGTTTAGTTTCTTATACTGACCGCTCAAATGCAATTACAGCTAGCTTAGCAGCGGGATTTTTTCGACTAGTTACCTCTGCCTTTTATAGGCACCTGGCCAAAATTCAAAATTCTTCAGGGTTTTTATAACTGAATTGTGTTATTACGTGTACCTGTTGCCTACTT contains:
- the cdh5 gene encoding cadherin-5 — its product is MGPSARGLIMLPMSWLLLSGLTLSLASPGAKSEPSSLSLQRHKRHWEWKSFYVLEERDPPHRVMKLHSNKSNIHTIYKIEGDGAGRIFTVDASGDVYAQEKLDREKKSSYRLKARLIDTRTNRQVDNEEEFEINVSDLNDNNPVFLQDFKGSVVERSPKGTLVMTVTATDYDDPTTPNGKLEYKLLNGTDLFTIDQRGDIRTTVGDLDREKQSMHKISVQAKDMPGISSGNINTTTVTINVLDINDNMAVFKKKKYQPTEKYSFNVKEDAKQNSKIGIMELEDKDEEQNKDPVFSVLEFPRVFMVVKNHMKDGVLTLMQELDYETKDKYTFVIEVKESSLKEPADNQDEKLLRRADVTINVIDVDEPPLFSKQIYNFSIVEHSPIKTPVGKVSATDPDKAKFAIRYHIDDPNCPIAIDPTTGTMTVAKDLDRELVDRLEFTITAVEANPRGLKSHALVNLLVLDVNDNDPVLTAEGMIFACEADQPGTIIGRVKATDRDKHMEIFTIRLAKPSYNFTLTDNRDNTANITVRHGDFNQNDPLYDLVVAVEDRGHPTSRTSTTTITIPVCSCDSNRKNYYCKAAPNADNASFHAIIAIILCILTILVIVILFVMRKRCQKETVVILGKNGEMHEQLVSYDEEGGGEMDTNGYDVSILNSARSDGAALPPPPGVYAAVNKPPAVRRDMATMIEVKKDEADHERDGGPYDTLHIYGYEGPESLFGSLSSLESCSDDGSLDYDVLNDWGPRFKTLAELYGIEPSENQYAY